The sequence CGGGCCGTACCCCGGCCCCGGCGGCGCACCACGACGACCCCGGTCACGGCACCTCCCGCGCGGCCCGGCGGCGGGCCCGCCCGGCCTGGCCGCGCGGGGCCGAGGGCCGGCTGCTGCTCGCCCGGGAGTACCGCGCCGCCCAGGCGGCGGGCGCCGACCCGGTGCTCGCCGTGATGCGGGCGACCGGCCACGGTCGCCGGCGCTCCCTCGGCCTGATCGCCCGGGCCAGGGACGCGGGCCTGCTGACACCCAGGCATGCCCGCCGCTAGCCGTCGTCCCAGAGCCGCTACGACTCCTCGGATCCGCTACGACTCCTCGGATCCGCTACGACCCCTCGGATCCGCTACGACCCCTCCGGGCGCTCCCCGGTCGCGAAGAACCGCGACAGATCGCGTCCCGCGGTCCCGCACCCGGCGTCCCGCTCCGGCGGCACCCCCAGCTCCCAGTCGAGCCCGTAGCGCCGGAACAGCTCGGCGCGCAGCGCGGGAACCGGCATGGGCACACCCGGGACCAGGGCCGCGTACACCGCGCCCATCAGCTGGGCCCGCAGCATCGGGTAGCCGGCCGTCACATCCGCCGCCGAGCCGTACCGGGCGACCGTGTCACCGAGCAGCTCCGAGAGCCGCCGCTGCTCCGGGCACTCCACGAAGCCCTCGGCCTGGAGCAGCCCCGCCATGTGCTGGCGCATCAGCACCGGCCGGTCGCGGGCCAGCCCGAGGATCGCGTCGACGGCACGTGCCAGCCGCTCCCGGCCGTCCTCGCTGCGCGGGGGCCGCTCCAGCGCCTCCTCCAGCGTGCGGTGCATCAGCCGGTGCACGGCGGACTGCACCAGCTGGCGCTTGCCGGGGAAGTAGTACGACACCAGACCGCGGGCGGAACCGGCGCGGTCCGCGATGTCGCCGAGCGTCGTGGCCTCGAAGCCCCGCTCGTCCACCAGCTCCACGGCGGCCTGGAGCAGCCGCTCCCGGGAACGCCTTCGCAACTCTTCATTGACCGAGGCGCTGCGCGGGGACATGCTGGACTCCTGCGTTGACTGGCTGCCAGCCAACTATACTCAACGCATCCGGAACCCACGGGTCCGGTCCGAGCTGCCGTCTGCCGGGGTGACGCGGGGGATCACCTCGGCGGACGGTGCGCGTCCGTCGGACACCGGGGGACCGGCCGGGAAACGGTCAGGCCGGGTCCGAGGCGAGACCCGCGGCCAGGTCGAGAACCGGCAGCAGCGCGTCGGGGCGGTCGGCGGCCGGCAGATGGTCCACGAAGTGCACCCGGCAGCCGAGCGCCGCCGCGCCCCCGTCCGCCTCCCTGCTGTCACCGACCATCAGCGTCCGCCGGGGATCGGCGCCGAGCGCCGCGCAGGCGACCGAGAACAGCCGCACGTCCGGCTTCCGCACCCCGTGCTCGTACGACAGCACACAGGCGCCCACGAACGGGGCGAGGCCGTGCGCGCGGAAGACCGGGCGCGGATCGCAGCCGATGTCGCTGACCACCGCCACGCCGATACCGCGCTCGCGCAGGACGCGCAGCACCTCCGGGGCGTCCGGGTAGGCGGTCCAGGCGGCGGGGGTCATGTGCCGCGCGTAGAGCGCGTCATGCAGACCGGGATCGGGCAGCGGCACCAGCCGGGACATGCCCGTGAACGCCGCCCGGTGCAGCTCCGCGCTCTCGTCCCGGCGCGCCCACAGCCCGGCCAGCCCCTCGGGCACCCGCACCGGCGCCACCCCGCCCGGCAGCGCGCCGGCCGCCTCCGACGCCCGTGCCGCTTCCTTCAGTTCGGGCTCGGGAAGGTCCCGCCCGGTCCCGTCCAGCGTCGCCCGCAGCCAGGACCCGGTGGACCCGACGCGGAACAGCGTCCCGGAGAAGTCGAACAGCACGGCAGTCACATGCGGCCGACCCTGGCCAGGGCCACTCGCAAGGGAGTTGAACCGTGGTCGGCCGAGGGTGTCGGACCATGTTCAGCCCAGCGCGCGCAGTCCCGGCACCAGCGTCAGCAGCACCGGGAGTGCCGGTACCAGCGCGGCGACCGCCGTGAGCCGCAGCCGGTGCAGGGCGGGGAGCCGGTCGGGCGGGGTGAGGAGCCGGTCCACCCGCTGGGGCACATGCGCCTCGGGGGTCGGACTGGGGCCGAACACGCCCCGCTCCTCGTTGAGTTCGACCAGTGCGAGCGCGGTCGTCAGCCGGCCGAAGCGCCGCGAGGCGGTGTCGTCGGCGGCCAGCTCGACCAGCCGGTGCATCTCGTCCCGGAACGCGGCGAACACCGGTACCTGCGGGAACCCGTCCGCGAGCGCCGCCGAGCAGTGCAGCAGCCAGTCGTGCCGGGCCTGCGCGTGCCCCCTCTCATGGGCCAGCAGCGCGTCCAGCTGGCGCTCCTTCAGGCGCCGCAACGCGGCCGTGGTGACGACCAGCCGGGGCGTCGCACCGGCCAGCCACCAGGCGTCGGGCCGCCCGTCCTCCAGCACCACGAGCCGCCCCTCTCCCGGCTCCTCACCGGGCAACAGCGGCGCGCGCACCAGGAGTTCGGCCCGCTGCGCACGCCGTCGCGCGCCGGATCGTACGATCTCCCGCACCAGCATGGCCGCGCTCCACAGCCCGGCGCAGGCCAGCAGCACGGCGGTGGTGGCCGCCCAGGGGCTCGCGGTGCCGAGGGCGTACGCGTCCACGACCGCGCGCGGCGCCCGCGCGAACACCTGCCCGCGCACCGGCGCCCAGGCCGCGGCGGCGCTCAGCGTCATCGACAGCGCGCAGCACAGCAGGACGGCCGCCACGACGCACTGCCACGCCCACAGGGCGACGACCGGTTCGCGGTCCGGCCAGTCGGCGCGGGCGAGCAGCCGCGGACCGAGGACGGCGGTGAGAGCGCCGAGCAGCAACAGGACCACCGGGACCATCATGGGCAGCACCCTATGAGCGCGGGACCCTCCGGCGGTACGGTCCGTCACACCGAAGTGACGCAGGCAACGCGCCCCGGGCGCGCGTCCCGTCGCACCGCCGTGGCTACATCCGGTTGCCCGCCTGCTTGACGGTCCTGATCACCGGTGCCGTCTCCAGGTGGGTGATGGCCGGGAGCGCGGCGATGCGGGTGGTCAGGTACCGGTACAGGTCCCGCTGGTTGGCGCAGACCACGCTCGCGTACAGATTGGTCGGGCCGGTGGTGGCCGCGGCGAAGGCGATCTCCGGATGCCCGGCCAGCGCCCGGCCGGCCTCCTCCAGGTGGGCGGGTTCGACCGAGAGCCAGAGCAGGGTGCGGGCGTTCTGGCCGAACACGTGCCAGTCGACGTCGAGGTCCAGGTAGAGCACGCCGTGTTCGCGCAGCTCCGTCATCCGGCGCCGGACCGTCGTCGGCGACCAGCCGGTCGCCGCGGCCAGTTGCTCGTACCCGGCCCGGCCGTCGGTGGCGAGCAGGGCGAGGAGCCTGCGGTCGCCGTCGTCGAGCCGTACCGGTCCCGGCCGGTGCGGCACCGGAGGCGGGCGCAGCCGCTCGACCGCCGCCGCGTCCAACCACCCAAGTTTGCCGACCAGGTTGTCCGGGCCGCCGTAGAAGGCGTGCAGCACGGAGTGCGCGGTCACGCCCTCCACGCGCGGGGTGCGGGGGAGTTTGGCCAGCAGCAGTGCCTCGCTGTCCGCCTCGCTCTCGGTGCGGACCACACAAGTGATCTCGGTGCCACCGGAGTTGAGGCTCACCCAGGACGTGTCGGGGCGGGCGGCGAGCGCCTCGGCGACCGGGAGCGACGCGGCGGGCGCACAGCGCACCCTCAGGAACCACAGGACGGCGCCCAGCGCGGTGGGATCGACCCCGCCGAGCACCCGCACCGACCCGGCCGACCGCAACCGGGCGTAGCGGCGCGCGACGGTGCGATCCGAGACGCCCAGAACCGCGGCGATCGTGCTGAACGGTGCACGGCCGTCGATCTGCAGGGCGTGCACGAGCCGACGGTCCAGCTCGTCGTAGTCGGATTCCACCGGATCAAGGCTAGCCGGTGTCGGATATCGGCGCGATCGGTCCGGTTTCTGGTCCGGGCGGCTCGATCGGCGGAGCGTTGTCCCTGTCCCGATCGACACAGACGGAGTCCCGATCGGGGCAGACGGAATCGGCCTGGACAGAGGAGAACCCGTGGACACCGATGTGCTCGTCGTCGGCGCCGGCCCGACCGGTATGACGCTGGCCAACGAGCTGCTGCTGGCGGGGGTTTCGACCGTGCTGGTCGACCGGCTCGCGCGGCGCAGCGAGCTGTCCAAGGCGGGCGGTGTGCAGTCCCGCACCCTGGAGGCGCTCGACCAGCGAGGGCTGCTGGAACCCCTGCTGGCCACCGGGGACCACCCCGTCACCACCGGCCACTTCGCCGGAATCCCCCTCCCGCTCCAGGGCGGACGGCACCATCTGCCCTGGCGGTCCGTGCCGCAGGTGGTGATCGAGGGGTTCTTCGAGCGGCATCTCGCCGCGCACGGCCTGCACGCCCGCCGGGACCGCGAACTGGTCGGCCTCGCCCAGGACGACGAGCAGGTCACCGCGACCTTCGCCGACGGTACGGCCCTGCGCTCCCGTTACCTCGTCGCGGCCGACGGCGCCCACAGCACCGTACGGTCGCTGCTGCGGGCCGAATTCCCCGGTGAGCCCGGTACGTTGACGATCGTGGCGGCCGATGTGCGGCTCGGCGGCACCGATCCGGCCACCTCGCACACCTGGGGCGAGGACGGCCACTGGGCGGCTCTGTTCCCGCTCGGCACCGATGCGCGGGGCAGGCCGCTGCGGCGGCTGGTCCTCGGCGGGCCGGACCGGTCGCTGCCGAGGGAGGTCCCGGTCACCGAGGACGAGATCCGCGACGGTCTGCGCACCGTGTTCGGGACGCGGGTGGAGCTGCGCGAACTGTGCTATGCCCGCCGTATCACCAACGCCTCGCGGCAGGTCGAGCAGTACCGGCACGGGCGGGTGTTCCTGGCGGGCGACGCCGCCCATGTCCACCTTCCGCTCGGCGCGCAGGGCATGAACACCGGGATGCAGGACGCGCTCAACCTCGGCTGGAAGCTCGGCGCCGCCGTGCACGGCTGGGCGCCGGGGAACCTGCTCGACACGTATCACGCGGAACGGCATCCGGCCGGGGCCGCCGTACTGCGCAACGTCCGCGCGCAGAGCCTGCTGATGGACTGGGCGGGCACCCGCGACGCGGATGTGCTGGCCGCCCGGGAGATCTTCACGGACATGGCCGAACTCCCTGAAGTCCAGGGATACCTGGGCGACTTGATGTCCGGGATGGCCATCCGTTATCCGATGCCCGGCACCGCGTCTCAACCGCTCGTCGGCCGGCCCGCACCGGACCTGGACCTCGGCCCGGCCCGGGTGCACGAACTGCTGCGGTCCGGGCGCGGTGTCCTGCTGGACCCGGCCGACGCGTTCGCCGAGGCCGCGGGGCCCTGGTCGGACCGGGTGGACCGGGCGGGCAAGGGCGCGGGTATCGAACCGATGCTCATCCGGCCGGACGGCTATGTGTGCTGGGCGGGCGCGGACGGTGCGGACGGCCTGGAAGCGGCGCTCACCCACTGGTTCGGCGGCCCGGTGGCCGGCGCCCCGCCCCTCCGGAGGGGCGGGGCGCCGGCCACCGGGCCTACGGGCAGCTCTCGCCGAACTTGACCGCGGTGAACGTGACCGGCTGCCCGCGCAGCGCGCTGCCCGCGGCCGGTGTCTGCCCGCACACCTGCCAGTTGCTCTCCACCAGGACCCAACGGCCGTCCGCGGAGGCGTCCTTGACCGTGATCGACGTGCCCGAGTCCAGGGCCGCGCGCGCCGCCTTCACGGATTTGCCCTTGAAGTCGGGCATCCTGCCGCCCTGGACGGTCGGCTCCTTCTGGTCCGTGCCGGGGCAGGACTCCGCCAGCTTCACCGCGCCGAAGTCCAGTGTCGTGCGCGTCGGCACCGATCTGCCCGGGGCCACGTTCTGGGAGCACACCTTCCAGTTCCGGTCGAGGGCCTGCATACGGTCGCGGCCGAGCGCGTCGTGCGACTTCAGCGAGTAGAAGCCGTCGGCCTGCGCGGCGTCCTGCGCGGACTGGAGGCCCATCCCGACGAAGTTCCGCACGGCCTTCGGTGCCGCGTGCGCCGACGTGCCGCTCTTGGAGGCCGAACTACCTGGCGTCGTAGAGGAGTTGCCCCCACCGGATCCGTTGTCGGCCGGCTGGCAGGCGGTCAGCCCGACCGCGGCGCAGAGCAGGGCAGCGCTGATGATGCGGGTCCGCACGATTCCCCCCGGGTGAGACGACTACAGGCCGGACACGCTAGACCATGCGTGAAGAAGACGTGAATGCCGCTCGTGCGCCCGGGACTCACATCGTCACGAGCATGGCCACCATCCCGATCGCCATCGACAGCCGGCAGGCGAGGGCCAGTTCCGGGCGGTCGCCCCAGCGGGCGGGGGACGGGGGGCCGCCGACGGTCACGGCGGCCGGGACCAGCCGGGCGCCGGACAGCAGCACATAGCCCGTGAAGTACAGGAGCAGGGCACCGGTCACCACGGGGACCCCGGTGCCGCCGTGCATGCCCTCCATGGACATGCCCTCCATGGACACGCCTTCCATGGAGTGGGCGGCGGGCGGGGCCACGGCCATCGCTGCCGCCATGTAGGCCATCGCCCCGGCGCCCACCAGGTGGTGCAGATGATGCCGGTCGCGGCGCGCGGCCCACAGGGCGCGCAGCGCGGCCAGGCCGAAGACG is a genomic window of Streptomyces sp. WP-1 containing:
- a CDS encoding DUF6214 family protein, with product MSVWPAWEVREHGGTLSWLYVRLDFPDGAGVDALAVVSDGGSVCVEEIRARPALSLDDLTVLADWIEEPLLEAFWAAERAAGRTPAPAAHHDDPGHGTSRAARRRARPAWPRGAEGRLLLAREYRAAQAAGADPVLAVMRATGHGRRRSLGLIARARDAGLLTPRHARR
- a CDS encoding TetR/AcrR family transcriptional regulator; protein product: MSPRSASVNEELRRRSRERLLQAAVELVDERGFEATTLGDIADRAGSARGLVSYYFPGKRQLVQSAVHRLMHRTLEEALERPPRSEDGRERLARAVDAILGLARDRPVLMRQHMAGLLQAEGFVECPEQRRLSELLGDTVARYGSAADVTAGYPMLRAQLMGAVYAALVPGVPMPVPALRAELFRRYGLDWELGVPPERDAGCGTAGRDLSRFFATGERPEGS
- a CDS encoding HAD family hydrolase, encoding MTAVLFDFSGTLFRVGSTGSWLRATLDGTGRDLPEPELKEAARASEAAGALPGGVAPVRVPEGLAGLWARRDESAELHRAAFTGMSRLVPLPDPGLHDALYARHMTPAAWTAYPDAPEVLRVLRERGIGVAVVSDIGCDPRPVFRAHGLAPFVGACVLSYEHGVRKPDVRLFSVACAALGADPRRTLMVGDSREADGGAAALGCRVHFVDHLPAADRPDALLPVLDLAAGLASDPA
- a CDS encoding M56 family metallopeptidase, which codes for MMVPVVLLLLGALTAVLGPRLLARADWPDREPVVALWAWQCVVAAVLLCCALSMTLSAAAAWAPVRGQVFARAPRAVVDAYALGTASPWAATTAVLLACAGLWSAAMLVREIVRSGARRRAQRAELLVRAPLLPGEEPGEGRLVVLEDGRPDAWWLAGATPRLVVTTAALRRLKERQLDALLAHERGHAQARHDWLLHCSAALADGFPQVPVFAAFRDEMHRLVELAADDTASRRFGRLTTALALVELNEERGVFGPSPTPEAHVPQRVDRLLTPPDRLPALHRLRLTAVAALVPALPVLLTLVPGLRALG
- a CDS encoding Lrp/AsnC family transcriptional regulator → MESDYDELDRRLVHALQIDGRAPFSTIAAVLGVSDRTVARRYARLRSAGSVRVLGGVDPTALGAVLWFLRVRCAPAASLPVAEALAARPDTSWVSLNSGGTEITCVVRTESEADSEALLLAKLPRTPRVEGVTAHSVLHAFYGGPDNLVGKLGWLDAAAVERLRPPPVPHRPGPVRLDDGDRRLLALLATDGRAGYEQLAAATGWSPTTVRRRMTELREHGVLYLDLDVDWHVFGQNARTLLWLSVEPAHLEEAGRALAGHPEIAFAAATTGPTNLYASVVCANQRDLYRYLTTRIAALPAITHLETAPVIRTVKQAGNRM
- a CDS encoding FAD-dependent monooxygenase, with protein sequence MDTDVLVVGAGPTGMTLANELLLAGVSTVLVDRLARRSELSKAGGVQSRTLEALDQRGLLEPLLATGDHPVTTGHFAGIPLPLQGGRHHLPWRSVPQVVIEGFFERHLAAHGLHARRDRELVGLAQDDEQVTATFADGTALRSRYLVAADGAHSTVRSLLRAEFPGEPGTLTIVAADVRLGGTDPATSHTWGEDGHWAALFPLGTDARGRPLRRLVLGGPDRSLPREVPVTEDEIRDGLRTVFGTRVELRELCYARRITNASRQVEQYRHGRVFLAGDAAHVHLPLGAQGMNTGMQDALNLGWKLGAAVHGWAPGNLLDTYHAERHPAGAAVLRNVRAQSLLMDWAGTRDADVLAAREIFTDMAELPEVQGYLGDLMSGMAIRYPMPGTASQPLVGRPAPDLDLGPARVHELLRSGRGVLLDPADAFAEAAGPWSDRVDRAGKGAGIEPMLIRPDGYVCWAGADGADGLEAALTHWFGGPVAGAPPLRRGGAPATGPTGSSRRT
- a CDS encoding PASTA domain-containing protein; this translates as MRTRIISAALLCAAVGLTACQPADNGSGGGNSSTTPGSSASKSGTSAHAAPKAVRNFVGMGLQSAQDAAQADGFYSLKSHDALGRDRMQALDRNWKVCSQNVAPGRSVPTRTTLDFGAVKLAESCPGTDQKEPTVQGGRMPDFKGKSVKAARAALDSGTSITVKDASADGRWVLVESNWQVCGQTPAAGSALRGQPVTFTAVKFGESCP
- a CDS encoding DUF5134 domain-containing protein — protein: MHGPVSAAWLLVALCAATGAYCLLRMGSAVEEQRRSAGGEALMGFGMAAMAVPAAVFTPPGWAWPVYAAVFGLAALRALWAARRDRHHLHHLVGAGAMAYMAAAMAVAPPAAHSMEGVSMEGMSMEGMHGGTGVPVVTGALLLYFTGYVLLSGARLVPAAVTVGGPPSPARWGDRPELALACRLSMAIGMVAMLVTM